The DNA region GTACATACCGCTAGGCTTACGCGAGTATGTGCGAGAGTACTTCACCAGATTGGAGCCATGATGGACGCGGACCTTTTCACGCAGACCGCCTACGCGATCGAGCGAGAGGTGAGCCGGGTCATCGTCGGCCAAGCCGAGCTGATACGCCACACTTTGATCACATTGCTAGCTGGCGGCAACGCGCTACTAGAGGGCGTACCAGGCCTAGGCAAAACCCTGCTAGTGCGCACGCTAGCGCAGGCGATTGACTGTCGCTTCAGCCGCATCCAGTTCACGCCCGATCTGATGCCGGCCGACATCGTGGGCACGATACTGCTGACCGAGGATGATCACGGGCATCGCTCCTTCCAGTTCGAGCCGGGGCCGATCTTCGCCAACTTGGTGCTAGCCGATGAGATCAACCGCGCCACGCCCAAGACGCAATCGGCGCTGTTGGAAGCCATGCAAGAGCACACAGTGACGGTGGCGAAGACGATGCACAGGCTCCCGCAGCCTTTCTTCGTGCTGGCCACCCAGAATCCCCTGGAAATGGAAGGGACTTACCCGCTGCCGGAAGCTCAGCTCGATCGCTTTTTCTTCAAGATCGAGGTGCCCTTCCCCGCTGTGGATGAGCTGGTGGAGATCGCCGAGCGCACCACGGGCGCGGAAACACCACGCGCCCAGCCGGTTGCCACTGGGGCGATGATTACG from Anaerolineae bacterium includes:
- a CDS encoding MoxR family ATPase; its protein translation is MDADLFTQTAYAIEREVSRVIVGQAELIRHTLITLLAGGNALLEGVPGLGKTLLVRTLAQAIDCRFSRIQFTPDLMPADIVGTILLTEDDHGHRSFQFEPGPIFANLVLADEINRATPKTQSALLEAMQEHTVTVAKTMHRLPQPFFVLATQNPLEMEGTYPLPEAQLDRFFFKIEVPFPAVDELVEIAERTTGAETPRAQPVATGAMITAMQQMARGVPIARHVTETAARLIRATHPDDPTAPEVVRRYVRYGASPRGMQALILAGKVHALLDGRFNVALDDLRAMAHPALRHRLILNFEAQAEGLSADMIIAKVLEQIV